CGAACCGGTTGACCTCGTTGGGCTCCCGGGCCACGTCGAAGCGCTCGTCGAACTTCTCCCAGCGCCGCTGGGAGGCGCCGCCGGACAGGCCGTAGCGGGACAGGCGCTGCTTGGCCGTCGCGTCGGTGACGGTGCCCGCGTTGGCGAAGTACTGGTTGAAGTTCTCCTCGCCGGACAGGATCGTGCCCCACGGGGTCACGCCGCCGGCGCAGTTGTTCATCGTGCCGAGCACGAGCGTGCCGGTCGGGTCGGCGGAGGTCTTGAGCAGGGCGGAGCCGGCGGCCGGGCCGGTGAGCCGGAACTCGGACTTCAGCGTGATGCGCCGGTTGTACTGGCGGTCGACCTTGGCCACGAGCCTGCCGCTGCGGCGGTCGCGCTCGACCAGCACGACCGACATGCCGTGCGCGGCCCACGCGATCTCGACCTGCTCGCGGGTGGTGGTGTCCGCGGTCCAGCCCTTGAACATGGCGGACTCGGTCGTGTACTCGTGGTTGCTCACCATGAGCCAGCGGTCGCCGTGGCCGAGCGGGACCAGGCCGCAGAAGTCGTTGTTGAAGCCGAACTGCTTCGCCTGCGCGGCCGCGGTCTGCCGGTCGAAGTCGAACGCGGGCGCGCCGGGCACCACCGGGTCGCCCCAGCGGATGACCACGCCCTGCTCGTAGCCGTCGGGGACGACGACGCGGTCCTCGGTGTTGGGGGTGACGGCGGTGAAGTTCAGGCCGTCCTTGCGCCGGCCGCCACCGAGGTCGACGTCGACGTCCACGTCGCGGTGGGGCGCCGCCGCGGCCGTGCCCGCGCCGACCAGGCCCGCGCCCGCACCCGCCACGGCCAGCACCGCGCCCGCCTTGAGCAGGCCGCGGCGGCGCACGACCTCGCCGACGACGTCACCGAAGTAGGTGTTGCCGGACGTGTTGGGCGCCTCGTGGGCGCACGCGTCGCCGCAGCGGAACTTGCAGGTGACCGCCGACCGCCCGAGGGGGTGGTTGGGCAGCAGGGGCAGCAGGCGCCGGCCCCGATCGGTGGATGAGGACACGCGGACCTCCGAGATCGCTCAGTGGGAACTGGGCGAACCTAGGAGCGCAAGTCCTCATCCAGCGGACTTCGAGGTGAACGGCGGGCGAACACCTCGTGGTACCACCGACCGGGACCGGCTGGTCACCGCACGTGTCACTCCCCGATGCGCCGCCCGGGCCGCCACACCGCGACCACCGACGGCCGGGGCTGGGAGTCCCCGCCGTCCGGCCAGTGCGACACGGGGTTGTCGGCCGACGCGCCGTCGACCTCGCCGGGGTGCTGCACGCACACCGTGACCACCCGCTCGCCGATCACCGGCCCGCACGTCTCCGCGCCGACCGGGACGGTGAGGAACGCCTTGAGGTGGCCGCGCTCGCGCCCGGACACCGGCACCGCGTACAGGCCGTCGTTGGCGCCCAGCGCGGCACCGGAGTCGCTGGCGATCCAGAGGTTGCCGTGCCGGTCGAACGCCACGTTGTCCGGGCTGGAGATCGGGGACACCCGCGACTTGTCGTAGCCCGCGAAGTACGTGTCGGGCGACGCCGGGTCGCCGCACACCAGCAGGAGGTCCCAGGAGAACGTCGACGACAGCGCGTCGCCGCCGCGCTCGGTCAGCTCCAGGACCTGGCCGTGCTTGTTCCCCACCCGCGGGTTCGGCTCGGTGGCGCCCTCCCTGCCCTCCTTGCCGCGGTCGACGTTGTTGCTCAGCGCGCAGTAGACGACGCCGGTGTGCGGGTGGGTCTGGATGTCCTCGGGGCGGTCCATCTTGGTCGCGCCGACCCGGTCGGCGGCGAGGCGGGTGAAGACGTAGACCTCCTCGGCGGTCATGCCGGGCACGAACGACCGCCCGCCGGACGCCAGCGGCACCCACTCGCCGCGGCCGTCGAAGCGGCCGTCGGACGGGAGCCTGCCGGAGCCGTCGATCTCCTCCGCCGGGCTGTCGCCGGTGAAGCGGGCCACGGAGAGGGTGCCCTCGTCGAGCAGGGTCATGTTGTGGCGGCGGGCGGACCGGCTGCTCCCCTGGCGCACCTTCTTGTCGGAGACGAACTTGTAGATGTACTCGAAGCGCTCGTCGTCACCCGAGTAGGCGACCACGCGGCCGTCGCGGGCGATGCGGACGTTGGCGCACTCGTGCTTGAAGCGGCCGAGCGCGGTGTGCTTGACCGGCGTGGAGGTCGGGTCGTGCGGGTCGACCTCGACGACCCAGCCGAACCGGTTGACCTCGTGGGGCTCGCGGGCGAGGTCGAAGCGCGGGTCGAACCGCTCCCACTTGCGCTCGGTGGCCGTCTTGGTGACGCCGTAGCGGGCCAGGCGGGGTTCGGCCGGGTCGGGGTTGGCGAAGTACTGGTTGAAGTTCTCCTCGCCGGACAGGATCGTGCCCCACGGGGTCACGCCGCCCGCGCAGTTGTTCAGCGTGCCGAGCACGAGCGTGCCGGTCGGGTCGGCGGTCGTCCTGAGCAGGGCGGACCCCGCGGCCGGGCCGGTGAGCCGGAACGGCGTGGTCGCGGTGATCCGGCGGTTGAGCGGGGAGAAGCGCGGGGTGAGCCGCCCGTCGCGCCCCTGCTCGACCCGCAGCACGGACAGGCCGTGCGCGGCCCAGGCGATCTCGACCTGCTCGCGGGTCGGGTGCTCCGGGTCGTAGCCGCGGAACATGAACGGCTCGCCGGTGTACTCGTGGTTGGTCACCAGCAGCTGCGCCCGGCCGGCGGGGTCGAGGGGCAGCAGGGCCGCGAAGTCGCAGTTGTAGCCGAACTGGCGGGCCTGCGCGGCGGCGGTCTGGTGGTCGAAGTCGAACGCCGGGGCGTCCGGGAACAGCGGGTCGCCCCACCGGATCACGACGGCCTGGTGGTAGCCCTCCGGGACGACGACCCGGTCCAGGGTGTTGGGCGCGACGGGGGTGAAGTCCAGGCCGGCGGTGACGGCGCCGTCGGCGGTGGGGGTTCCGGCGGGTTCGGCCGCGGCGGTGCCGGTGGCCGTCGCGGTGGCGGCGGCCGCGACGACGACACCCGCCCTGATGGCCGCGCGCCGGTTGACCAGTTCACCGAAGTAGGGGTTGGCCGAGGTGTTGGGCACCTCGTGGAAGCACGCGTCACCGCAGCGGTAGCGGCAGGTGACGCGTGCTCGACCGGCGGGGTGGTTGGGCAGCAGGGGTAAGGGCCTCACTCGAACGCCTCCTGCGGTCTCGATTGGCGATCAACCGACCGTAGTTCAACGCTCACCCTTTGTTAACCGGCGATTTCCTCGCCGACCAGCACCGCGGTCGCGGGCACCGCGTGCGAGCGGGAGCGCCCGACGGCCAGCAGGACCGCGGCCAGCACGCAGGCGATCGCGGCGACCACGAACGGCTGCGGCAGGTGGCCGACGAACGTCGCGGCGAGGGCGCCGCCGAGCCAGCGCAGGAAGTTGTAGCCCGCGCTCGCCACCGGGCGCGGCGCCGGGCTGACGCTCATCGCGGTGCTGGTGAACAGGGTGTTGAGCAGGCCGGAGACGACGCCGGAGACGATCACCGCGACGACCAGCAGCGGCTTGCTCGGCACGGCCATGACCAGCATCAGGACCGCGTAGCCGAGCACCGCGACCACGGTGGTCCGGCGGTCGCCGAAGCGGTCGGCCAGGCGCGGCGCGAGCCAGACGCTGGAGACCGCGACGCACACGCCCCAGCCGAAGAAGACCAGGCCGATCCGCACCGCGCCCCAGCCGAGCACGAACGGCGACCAGGCCAGGACGGCGAAGAACGCGGCCGTGTAGAGGGCGGAGCCCAGGGCGGTGCGCAGCAGGCCGGGGTGGCGCAGCGCGCGCAGCGGGTCGAGCAGGCGGACGCTGTGCGCCGGCTTGTCGTTGGCCAGGAAGACCGAGCAGAGCACGAAGGCGACGGCCATCAGCGCGGCGGTGCCCAGGAACGGGCCGCGCCAGGAGAAGCTGCCGAGCAGGGCGCCCAGCAGCGGGCCGACGCTCAGGCCGAGCCCGAGGGCGGCCTCGTAGAGCAGGATCGCGCCCTTCTGGCCGCCGGTGGCCGCGCCGACGATGACGCTCAGGGCGGTGGCGATGAAGAAGGCGTTGCCCAGGCCCCAGACGGCGCGCAGGCCGACGAGCTGGCCGATGCTTCCGGCCAGCGCGCACAGCAGCGTGGCCACGACGATCAGGGCGAGGCCGCCGACCAGGGTGCGCTTGGCGCCGAAGCGGGCCGAGGCGACGCCGGTGAACAGCATGGCCACGACCTGGACGCCCAGGTAGGAGGAGAACAGCAGGGTGACCTGCGACGGTGTGGCGTGCAGGCCCTCCGCGATGGACAGCAGGATGGGGTCGACCAGGCCGATGCCCATGAACGCGATGACCGCGGCGAAGGCCGTGACCCACACCTGACGGGGTTGGTCGGAGAATTTCACTTAGCTACCCTAACATTATTTGCTTAGCGTAGCGAAGTAAGTGCGCTCACACTACGGTCCGTGGGGTGGATGCAGTGGTGTTCGACCTCGACGGCGTGCTGGTGGACTCCGAGACGATGTGGGACGAGGTGCGCCAAGCCTTCGCCGCCGCGCACGGCGGCACCTGGACGCCCGCCGCGACCAGGGCGATGCAGGGCATGAGCACCCCCGAGTGGGCGGCCTACCTGGTGCGGGAGGTGGGCGTCCGGCTGTCGCCGGAGGACGCGGCGGCGGGCGTGATCGCCGAGATGGACCGCCGCTACGCCGAGGGGCCGCCGGTGCTGCCCGACGCGGTGCGGGTGGTCCGCGCGGTGGCCGACCGGTGGCCGGTGGCCATCGCCAGCTCGTCGCCGCCGGTGCTGATCCGGTCGTTCCTGCGCGCGACGGACCTGGCCGGGGTGGTGCCGGTGGCGATCTCCAGCGAGGAGGCGGGCGCGGGCAAGCCCGCGCCGGACGTGTACCTGCTGGCCGCGTCCCGGCTGGGGGTGGCGGCGGACCGGTGCGCCGCGGTGGAGGACTCGACCAACGGGCTGCGCTCGGCCCTCGCGGCGGGGATGGCGGTGTACGCGGTGCCGAACCCGCACTTCCCGCCGGACCCGGCGGTGCTGGCGGAGGTCACCGTGCTGCCCGGGCTGGCCGACCTGCCGACCGCGCTGTCGGCGGCCCACCGGGGCACCGCCTAGCGTCTGCGGTCATGGGACGACGGGTTGCGGTGGTCACCGGGGCGGCGCGGGGGATCGGGCGCCAGGTGGCCGAGGTGCTGCGCGGTGACGGGTTCGAGGTGGTCGGGTTCGACCTGCGGGAGACGCCCGGCGGGGTGGTGGGCGACGTGTCGTCGCCCGCGGACGTGGCGCGGGTCGCCGAGGCGGTCGCGGACGGGGTCGACGTGCTGGTCAACAACGCCGGCATCTCGGCCATCGGGGCGTTCGAGGACACCTCCCTGGAGCAGTGGCAGCGGGTGCTGGCGGTCAACCTGACCGGGCCCTTCCTGCTCACGCGGGCACTCGGGCGGCTGATGCTGGCGCGCGGCGGCGGGTCGGTGGTCAACATCGCCTCCGTCGCGGGGCTCCGGGGCGTGGCGGACCGGGCCGCGTACAACACCACCAAGCACGGGCTGATCGGGATGACGCGGACGCTCGCCGTCGAGTGGGGCGGGCGCGGGGTGCGGGTCAACGCGGTGTGCCCGGGGTGGGTCAAGACCGAGATGGACGTGGCCGACCAGGCGGGCGGGCACTACTCCGACGACGACATCACCGAGCACGTCCCCATGGGGCGGTTCGCCTCGCCGGACGACATCGCGCAGGCGGTGGCGTTCCTCGCCGACCCGGCGCGCAGCGGGTTCGTCAACGGGGTCGCCCTGCCGGTGGACGGCGGGTGGACCGCGGACGGGTCGTGGCGCTCGCTCCGGCTGGGCAAGCGGTGAGCCGGGTGAGAAGCGTCACAGGGATGTCCTGACGGGCCGCCGACCGCGTCTTCACCTGGCGAACGGGCGATCGAGGTCCAGGGGGACGGGTGGGCACGGGGGATCGGCGGGGGATCGCGGTCCTGGTGGCGCTGACGACGGCGGTCGCGCCGGTCGGGTGCTCGTCGAGCGGGTCGCGGAAGCCGAAGGGCGGGTCGACGACGGCCAAGTCGACCACGAAGAAGGGCACGACCACCGAGAAGGCCCCCGACGGGGAGTGCGACGACCTCGTGGTCACCACCGAGGGCGCCGCGCCGGGCGGCCTGCGGCTCGTGCTCACCAACGCGGGCACCGGGCCCTGCACGATCGGCGGCTTCCCCGGCGTGCGCCTCGACGGCGCCGACGGCGCCACCCGGGAGGCCCGGCGGGAGGGCGGGCCTCCCGAGGTGGTCGAGCTCCGGGCCGGCGGCCGGGCCGTGGCGGCGCTGACCTTCGCGCCCGGGGGCTGGGAGGTGCGGTCACTGGTGGTCGCGCCGCCCGGCGACGACGCGAGCCCGGCGCTGCCGTGGCCGGGCGGCCCGGTCGCGGAGGCGGGCGGGGTCACCGTCGGCCCGCTGACCGCGGGCTGACGCGGGTGGTGGCCCCACCGGGGTGGGGCCACCGGTTCAGCGCTCGACGTCGCCGCGGATGAACGCCTCCACCGCGTCGCGGGCCTCCGAGTCGGAGTACTGCTCCGGCGGGGACTTCATGAAGTAGGAGGACGCCGACAGGATCGGGCCGCCGATCCCCCGGTCCAGGGCGATCTTCGCCGCGCGCACCGCGTCGATGATGATGCCCGCGGAGTTGGGCGAGTCCCAGACCTCCAGCTTGTACTCCAGGTTCAGCGGCACGTCGCCGAACGCCCGGCCCTCCAGCCGCACGTAGGCCCACTTGCGGTCGTCGAGCCACGCCACGTAGTCCGACGGGCCGATGTGGACGTTGCGCTTGCCCAGGTCGCGGTCGACCTGGGAGGTCACGGCCTGCGTCTTGGAGACCTTCTTGGACTCCAGCCGCTCCAGTTCCTTCATGTTCAGGAAGTCCATGTTGCCGCCCACGTTGAGCTGCATGGTGCGGTCGAGCTGGACGCCCCGGTCCTCGAACAGCTTGGCCAGCACGCGGTGGGTGATGGTGGCGCCCACCTGCGACTTGATGTCGTCGCCGACGATCGGCACGCCGGCCGCGCGGAACTTCTCCGCCCACTCCGGGTCGGAGGCGATGAACACCGGCAGCGCGTTGACGAACGCCACGCCCGCGTCGATGGCGGCCTGCGCGTAGAAGCGGTCGGCCGCCTCCGAGCCCACCGGCAGGTACGAGACGAGCACGTCGGCCCCTGCGTCGCGCAGCGCCTGCGCCACGTCCACCGGCTGCTCGTCGGACTCCTCGATGGTCTCCCGGTAGAACCGGCCCAGGCCGTCGAGGGTGTGACCGCGCTGCACGGTCACGCCGAGCGGCGGCACGTCGGCGATCTTGATCGTGTTGTTCTCGCTGGCGCCGATGGCCTCGGACAGGTCGGTGCCGACCTTCTTGGCGTCGACGTCGAAAGCGGCCACGAACTCGATGTCGCGCACGTGGTAGTCGCCGAACTGGACGTGCATCAGACCGGGCACCCGCGTGGCCGGGTCGGCATCGCGGTAGTAGTGGACACCCTGCACCAGCGACGCCGCGCAGTTGCCGACCCCGACAATGGCCACTCGAACGGTGCGGCGGTTGTCGCCCATGCCGAGTCCTCCTTCTCGTTCTGCTTGAGTCATTCGTCCCGCTCGCGCTGTTCGGCCTGCTCGTGGGCGATCAGCTCGTTCAACCACCGCACCTCGCGCTCGGTGCTCTCCAGCCCGAGCCGGTGCAGCTCCCGGGTGTACCGGTCGATCCGCTCACCGGTCGCCGATAACGAGGCGCGCAGCCCCTCCCGGCGCTCCTCGACCCGCCTGCGGCGGCCTTCGAGGATGCGCATCCTCACGTCGGCGGGCGTGCGGGAGAAGAACGCCAGGTGGACGCCGAACGAGTCGTCGTCCCAGGTCTGTGGGCCGGCGTCGGCCAGCAGTTCGGCGAACCTCTCCTTGCCCTCCGCGGTGAGCTTGTAGACCTTGCGGGCCCGGCGCCCCCAGCGAGCCGAGTCCTCCTGGGGCACTTCCTCGACGATGAGCCCACCGCGTTGCAACTTGCGCAGCGTGGGGTACAGCGTCCCGTAGGAGAACGCGCGGAACGCCCCCAGCAGCTCGATCAAGCGCTTGCGCAGCTCGTAGCCGTGCATGGGCGCTTCGTGCAGCAGACCGAGGATCGCGAACTCCAGCACTTCAGCACCTCCGCTCGGTGAGCGCCGATGGGTGGACCCACTATATCGGTGCGATACATCCCGCCGCGCTCCGAGAGTGTCGCGTGGCCCACAGTCCGCCACGATCGGCGGGCACTGCCCCGAACAGCCCATCGAAGGGGTTGGGCCGCCACGTACTCTGGTCGGGTGCTGACCCAACGCCAGGTCGTGGACTACGCCCTGCAGCGCCGTGCGCTGCTGGCGGAGGTCTACGCGGGTCGAGTGGGCACGATGGAGGTGTGCGACGCCGGCCCGTACCTGCTGCGAGCTGCGAAGTTCCACGGCCAACCGAGCGACGTGACCTGCCCGGTGTGCCGCAGGGAACCCCTCACCCACGTGTCCTGGGTCTACGGCGACGAGCTCAAGCACGCGGCCGGGTCCGCGCGCACCGCCGAGGAGCTGACGCGCATGGCGACCCTCTTCGAGGAGTTCACCGTGTACGTAGTCGAGGTTTGCCGGACATGCAGTTGGAACCACCTGGTGCAGTCATACGTCCTGGGAACGCGCGGCCTGGACAGCCACAAGCCGCGCAGGAGGACCGCGGCGGAGTGAACCAGCCCCGCCCGCGGGCGCCGTTCCACCCGGGAACGACGGCGTACGACCACCGAACCGCGTGCGTCCGCACGCCGGTCTGGGAGGCCATTTCGTGAACGACCAGCACGACGAGAGGCATCGCGGCGGGGAGCCGCAGTGGCCGACCGGTGAGGACCCGGACGGCGGCGCGCACCCCGGCCGCCGCGGTGCCGGTGACCAGCCGGAGCGCCCGAGCACCCCGCCCGGCGGTTTCGCCCGCACCCCCGCGGACGGACCCGGCCCGAGACACGGCACGCCACCCGGCGGGACCCCCCGCCCGCCCACCGGCACCCCGCCGGGCGGCACCCCGCGCGGGGGCCCGCAGCCACCGCCGCGCCGCCCCAACGGCCCCGGTGGTGCCGGCGCCCAGGGCGGCTTCGGCGGTCCGAACGGTCCCGGCGGCCAGAGCGGTCCCAACGTCCCGGGCGGCCCGAACGTCCCGGGTGGCCAGGGCGGCTTCGGTGGTCCCGGCGGTCGCCCCGGCGCGCCGGACGGCCGCGCGGCCGCGGGCAGCGTGCCCGGCGGCCCGCCCCAGCGCCCGAACACGCCCCCCGGCGGCGTCCGCCGCCCCGGCGGCCCGGGCGGTCCCGTGCCGCCGCCCGGCGGCCGTCCCCCCGCGGGCGGTCCCGGCGGTCCCCGCCGACCCGGCGGCCCCGGCCCGGAGCGCCGCCCCGGCGAGGAGCCGACGGACCTGCTGCCGCCGGTGCACCAGAGCACGCCCCGCGAGCCCGAGCTGCTCACGCACCGCGAGGACGAGGTCGAGCTCGAACCGTTCTACGAGGACGACGAGTACGACTACGAGCTGACCGAGGAGGAGGCCCGTGCCGTGCGCCGGAAGAAGATCTGGCGCCGCGTCCGCCGGACCAGCTACATCACCCTCGGCCTGATGCTGCTCGCCCCGGTCGTCGCCTTCGCCATCGCCTACCAGGTGGTGGAGGTGCCCAACCCGGACGAGGTGGCCAACGACCAGGCGAAGACCATCACGATCCTGTACGCCGACGGCAGCGAGATGGCCAAGATCACGCCCAAGGGCGAGAACCGGACCATGGTCAAGTACGAGGACCTGCCGGACTCGATCAAGAAGGCCGTCTTCGCCGCCGAGGACCCGACGTTCGAGACCAACGTCGGCTTCGACATGCGGGCCATCGCCCGCGCCGCGTGGTACCAGGCGACCGGCCGCGACTCCGGCGGCTCGGGCCTGACCCAGCAGTACGTGAAGAAGGCGACCGACAAGGACGCCGGGACGCTGACCCGGAAGTTCAACGAGATGGTCGCGGCCTACAAGATGTCGAAGCAGCAGGACAAGGACGACATCCTCACCGCGTACCTGAACACCATCTACTTCGGTCGCGGCGCGTACGGCATCAAGACCGCGGCCAAGGCGTACTTCGACATCGACGACCTCAAGCAGGTCACGCCGTCGCAGGCGGCACTGCTCGCGGGCATGATCCAGAACCCGGGCCGCTCCGAGGAGCCCGCGTACACCCAGGAGCGCTGGGAGTACGTGATGGGCCAGCTGCTCCGCTTCAACTGGATCGACCAGGCGTACAAGGACGCCGAGCAGTTCCCCGCCATGGCCCCGCTGCAGGAGGAGTCCGACCTCTCCCCGACCCGCTTCCACATCAAGCAGCAGGTGCTGCGGGAGATGGAGAAGATGGAGTGGGGCATGGAGAAGGCGCAGACCCTCGGCGTCACCGTGCACACCACCATCGACCCGAAGATGCAGCAGGCGGCCGAGGACGCCGTGGCCGAGGTGATGCAGGGCCAGCGCGAGGAGCTGCGGACCTCGATGTCGGCCATCGACCCGGCCACCGGCGCGGTCAAGGCGTACTGGGGCGGCAACACCACCGGCCTGGACTACCAGACCGGCACGCTGCAGGAACCCGGCTCGTCGTTCAAGCCGTTCGACTTCGTCGC
This portion of the Saccharothrix syringae genome encodes:
- a CDS encoding SDR family NAD(P)-dependent oxidoreductase — protein: MGRRVAVVTGAARGIGRQVAEVLRGDGFEVVGFDLRETPGGVVGDVSSPADVARVAEAVADGVDVLVNNAGISAIGAFEDTSLEQWQRVLAVNLTGPFLLTRALGRLMLARGGGSVVNIASVAGLRGVADRAAYNTTKHGLIGMTRTLAVEWGGRGVRVNAVCPGWVKTEMDVADQAGGHYSDDDITEHVPMGRFASPDDIAQAVAFLADPARSGFVNGVALPVDGGWTADGSWRSLRLGKR
- a CDS encoding PadR family transcriptional regulator produces the protein MLEFAILGLLHEAPMHGYELRKRLIELLGAFRAFSYGTLYPTLRKLQRGGLIVEEVPQEDSARWGRRARKVYKLTAEGKERFAELLADAGPQTWDDDSFGVHLAFFSRTPADVRMRILEGRRRRVEERREGLRASLSATGERIDRYTRELHRLGLESTEREVRWLNELIAHEQAEQRERDE
- a CDS encoding PhoX family protein is translated as MRPLPLLPNHPAGRARVTCRYRCGDACFHEVPNTSANPYFGELVNRRAAIRAGVVVAAAATATATGTAAAEPAGTPTADGAVTAGLDFTPVAPNTLDRVVVPEGYHQAVVIRWGDPLFPDAPAFDFDHQTAAAQARQFGYNCDFAALLPLDPAGRAQLLVTNHEYTGEPFMFRGYDPEHPTREQVEIAWAAHGLSVLRVEQGRDGRLTPRFSPLNRRITATTPFRLTGPAAGSALLRTTADPTGTLVLGTLNNCAGGVTPWGTILSGEENFNQYFANPDPAEPRLARYGVTKTATERKWERFDPRFDLAREPHEVNRFGWVVEVDPHDPTSTPVKHTALGRFKHECANVRIARDGRVVAYSGDDERFEYIYKFVSDKKVRQGSSRSARRHNMTLLDEGTLSVARFTGDSPAEEIDGSGRLPSDGRFDGRGEWVPLASGGRSFVPGMTAEEVYVFTRLAADRVGATKMDRPEDIQTHPHTGVVYCALSNNVDRGKEGREGATEPNPRVGNKHGQVLELTERGGDALSSTFSWDLLLVCGDPASPDTYFAGYDKSRVSPISSPDNVAFDRHGNLWIASDSGAALGANDGLYAVPVSGRERGHLKAFLTVPVGAETCGPVIGERVVTVCVQHPGEVDGASADNPVSHWPDGGDSQPRPSVVAVWRPGRRIGE
- a CDS encoding DUF4232 domain-containing protein: MGTGDRRGIAVLVALTTAVAPVGCSSSGSRKPKGGSTTAKSTTKKGTTTEKAPDGECDDLVVTTEGAAPGGLRLVLTNAGTGPCTIGGFPGVRLDGADGATREARREGGPPEVVELRAGGRAVAALTFAPGGWEVRSLVVAPPGDDASPALPWPGGPVAEAGGVTVGPLTAG
- a CDS encoding HAD family hydrolase, with protein sequence MDAVVFDLDGVLVDSETMWDEVRQAFAAAHGGTWTPAATRAMQGMSTPEWAAYLVREVGVRLSPEDAAAGVIAEMDRRYAEGPPVLPDAVRVVRAVADRWPVAIASSSPPVLIRSFLRATDLAGVVPVAISSEEAGAGKPAPDVYLLAASRLGVAADRCAAVEDSTNGLRSALAAGMAVYAVPNPHFPPDPAVLAEVTVLPGLADLPTALSAAHRGTA
- a CDS encoding MFS transporter — its product is MKFSDQPRQVWVTAFAAVIAFMGIGLVDPILLSIAEGLHATPSQVTLLFSSYLGVQVVAMLFTGVASARFGAKRTLVGGLALIVVATLLCALAGSIGQLVGLRAVWGLGNAFFIATALSVIVGAATGGQKGAILLYEAALGLGLSVGPLLGALLGSFSWRGPFLGTAALMAVAFVLCSVFLANDKPAHSVRLLDPLRALRHPGLLRTALGSALYTAAFFAVLAWSPFVLGWGAVRIGLVFFGWGVCVAVSSVWLAPRLADRFGDRRTTVVAVLGYAVLMLVMAVPSKPLLVVAVIVSGVVSGLLNTLFTSTAMSVSPAPRPVASAGYNFLRWLGGALAATFVGHLPQPFVVAAIACVLAAVLLAVGRSRSHAVPATAVLVGEEIAG
- a CDS encoding inositol-3-phosphate synthase: MGDNRRTVRVAIVGVGNCAASLVQGVHYYRDADPATRVPGLMHVQFGDYHVRDIEFVAAFDVDAKKVGTDLSEAIGASENNTIKIADVPPLGVTVQRGHTLDGLGRFYRETIEESDEQPVDVAQALRDAGADVLVSYLPVGSEAADRFYAQAAIDAGVAFVNALPVFIASDPEWAEKFRAAGVPIVGDDIKSQVGATITHRVLAKLFEDRGVQLDRTMQLNVGGNMDFLNMKELERLESKKVSKTQAVTSQVDRDLGKRNVHIGPSDYVAWLDDRKWAYVRLEGRAFGDVPLNLEYKLEVWDSPNSAGIIIDAVRAAKIALDRGIGGPILSASSYFMKSPPEQYSDSEARDAVEAFIRGDVER
- a CDS encoding transglycosylase domain-containing protein codes for the protein MNDQHDERHRGGEPQWPTGEDPDGGAHPGRRGAGDQPERPSTPPGGFARTPADGPGPRHGTPPGGTPRPPTGTPPGGTPRGGPQPPPRRPNGPGGAGAQGGFGGPNGPGGQSGPNVPGGPNVPGGQGGFGGPGGRPGAPDGRAAAGSVPGGPPQRPNTPPGGVRRPGGPGGPVPPPGGRPPAGGPGGPRRPGGPGPERRPGEEPTDLLPPVHQSTPREPELLTHREDEVELEPFYEDDEYDYELTEEEARAVRRKKIWRRVRRTSYITLGLMLLAPVVAFAIAYQVVEVPNPDEVANDQAKTITILYADGSEMAKITPKGENRTMVKYEDLPDSIKKAVFAAEDPTFETNVGFDMRAIARAAWYQATGRDSGGSGLTQQYVKKATDKDAGTLTRKFNEMVAAYKMSKQQDKDDILTAYLNTIYFGRGAYGIKTAAKAYFDIDDLKQVTPSQAALLAGMIQNPGRSEEPAYTQERWEYVMGQLLRFNWIDQAYKDAEQFPAMAPLQEESDLSPTRFHIKQQVLREMEKMEWGMEKAQTLGVTVHTTIDPKMQQAAEDAVAEVMQGQREELRTSMSAIDPATGAVKAYWGGNTTGLDYQTGTLQEPGSSFKPFDFVAALKEGQGAGEVYDGSSPREFPGRGKDNPVRNSPGVACAVPKQCSVREAMVKSVNTVFFDMAIKLGTGKVAQAAFDAGIPPVVEVNGEQKKLLVSETEGAPDGNISIGGGQTLVRPFDITSAYATFAARGVYHEPFFIAKITDGSGAAVATHIDNTRSAFDPDPKKSQDIADNVTDVLKAIPTSSKIPCADRECAGKTGTHELHGTVKNAKAWMAGYTPTLAAAVWLGTDSGNQPLLTPTGGDIYGSGVPGQIWKRFMDRALAGTPAEKFPKPNPIGRLDPPKPTTTAPPTTTTDKQDEDRDRDRNNTTTTQAPPTTTTQAPPTRPTRPCGIVGCPSTTSTTDEPDPEPNRNGAPPVGG
- a CDS encoding DUF5318 domain-containing protein — encoded protein: MLTQRQVVDYALQRRALLAEVYAGRVGTMEVCDAGPYLLRAAKFHGQPSDVTCPVCRREPLTHVSWVYGDELKHAAGSARTAEELTRMATLFEEFTVYVVEVCRTCSWNHLVQSYVLGTRGLDSHKPRRRTAAE